A portion of the Lolium rigidum isolate FL_2022 chromosome 1, APGP_CSIRO_Lrig_0.1, whole genome shotgun sequence genome contains these proteins:
- the LOC124678787 gene encoding O-fucosyltransferase 13 yields MPAPTTRNGYIRIDCYGGLNQLRRDLCDGIAVARLLNATMVLPKFQVAAYWNESSGFADVFDVDYFIEQTRGYVEVVKEMPEEISLKEPVNVDCRKRKGHFDYVETVLPALLEHRYISLTPAVSQRKDRYPSYAKASYCQGCYNALQLNKMVEAKAIELLEAIPKPFLSLHLRFEPDMVAYSRCEYSRLSSKSMEAIEAARGQDRNVLIGDAARLWRNRGKCPLTPNETAFILQALGIPTETNIYLAAGDGLMELDGFTSVYKNMYTKSSLLTHEDFERMHGNTKAALDYYVSVNSDAYVATFFGNMDKMVTAMRTVQGLQKTLVLSRRAFANYTAAGLAEDQLAKAMWDAHREDYIMGRGSALPEHCFCEFKL; encoded by the exons ATGCCCG CTCCGACAACGAGGAATGGGTACATCCGGATAGATTGCTACGGCGGGCTCAACCAGCTGCGGCGCGAC CTATGCGATGGGATTGCGGTGGCACGTCTTCTGAACGCGACGATGGTTCTGCCCAAGTTCCAGGTTGCTGCATACTGGAACGAGTCTAG TGGTTTTGCAGATGTGTTTGACGTTGATTACTTCATTGAGCAGACCAGAGGCTATGTGGAAGTGGTGAAGGAGATGCCTGAGGAGATATCGCTGAAAGAGCCCGTTAACGTTGATTGCCGAAAACGGAAAGGGCATTTTGATTATGTCGAAACAGTGCTCCCGGCTCTTTTGGAGCATCGCTATATTTCTCTGACACCTGCTGTGAGCCAAAGAAAAGATAG ATATCCATCATATGCGAAAGCTTCTTACTGCCAAGGTTGCTACAATGCACTCCAGCTGAACAAGATGGTGGAAGCCAAAGCTATTGAGCTTCTCGAAGCCATACCAAAACCTTTCTTATCCCTTCACCTTAGATTTGAACCAGATATGGTTGCCTACAGTCGATGTGAATATAGTAGACTTTCCTCCAAATCAATGGAAGCAATTGAAGCTGCACGTGGGCAAGATAGGAATGTCTTGATTGGTGATGCTGCTCGCCTGTGGAGGAACCGAGGAAAGTGCCCTCTAACACCAAATGAAACAGCCTTTATCCTCCAAGCACTAGGAATTCCTACAGAGACAAACATTTATTTAGCTGCTGGCGATGGCTTAATGGAACTAGATGGATTCACTTCAGTCTACAAAAATATGTATACTAAATCGTCTCTCCTGACCCATGAAGATTTTGAGAGGATGCACGGCAATACAAAAGCTGCTCTCGACTACTATGTTTCAGTTAACAGTGATGCTTACGTTGCCACGTTCTTTGGAAATATGGATAAGATGGTAACTGCAATGAGAACAGTGCAAGGGCTACAGAAGACTTTGGTCTTGAGTAGGAGGGCCTTCGCAAACTACACGGCTGCTGGACTGGCAGAGGACCAACTAGCTAAGGCCATGTGGGATGCTCATCGAGAAGACTATATCATGGGGAGGGGATCAGCTCTGCCCGAGCATTGCTTCTGTGAGTTCAAGTTGTAG